A region of Catenibacterium mitsuokai DNA encodes the following proteins:
- a CDS encoding metallophosphoesterase → MLTPKHLIKKEKNDYRLIAISDIHGHLDRFKELLRKVNYDPVEDYLVIIGDFVEKGDQVLETIHFIMNLSRFPKCYVLMGNCEWAMNALLTIPEIAGEIPKYLKRNSKNGIIRDIYNHEHFSDGHETPLGMQKIMAGKLKQELKFMSHLPTTLLFNDYLFVHAGVEPRDNYKECGLSSYLELQHFYELGHSLKYTVVVGHLPTSNYFPRSIHNDIIIDEEKKIICIDGGTGVKPISQLNALIIHSYKGEVTYQTECVQPFPVGVLNKDLYGNGEVDHKIAFPDYEVKIMKKGKEFSQCYRVSDHVMISIKNEFLYERNHHLYCLDDYTDHWFIGEKGTEVKIAGVYGHYVYVICGAQVGWVNEEDIDY, encoded by the coding sequence ATGCTTACACCAAAACATTTGATTAAAAAAGAAAAGAATGACTATCGCTTGATTGCGATATCAGATATACATGGTCATTTAGACCGCTTTAAAGAATTACTAAGAAAAGTGAATTATGATCCTGTAGAGGATTATTTGGTGATTATTGGTGACTTTGTAGAAAAAGGAGACCAGGTATTAGAAACAATACACTTTATTATGAATCTTTCACGTTTTCCCAAGTGTTATGTTTTGATGGGTAATTGTGAATGGGCGATGAATGCATTACTTACTATTCCAGAAATTGCAGGAGAAATTCCTAAGTATTTAAAGAGAAATAGTAAGAACGGTATTATTAGAGATATTTATAATCATGAACATTTTAGTGATGGACATGAAACACCTTTAGGTATGCAGAAGATCATGGCTGGAAAGCTTAAACAAGAATTAAAGTTCATGTCTCATTTACCCACTACATTATTATTTAATGACTATTTATTTGTCCATGCAGGTGTAGAACCAAGAGATAATTATAAGGAGTGTGGTTTATCATCTTACCTCGAACTCCAACATTTTTATGAATTAGGACATTCATTAAAGTATACAGTTGTTGTAGGACATCTTCCTACATCCAATTATTTCCCTCGTTCTATTCATAATGACATTATTATAGATGAAGAAAAGAAGATCATCTGTATTGATGGAGGAACAGGTGTGAAACCTATCTCACAATTAAATGCGCTTATTATTCATAGTTATAAGGGGGAAGTGACATATCAAACAGAATGTGTACAGCCATTTCCTGTAGGCGTATTAAATAAAGATCTTTATGGTAATGGTGAAGTAGACCATAAGATAGCTTTTCCTGATTATGAAGTGAAGATCATGAAGAAAGGAAAAGAGTTTAGTCAATGTTATAGAGTGAGTGATCATGTAATGATCTCTATTAAGAATGAATTCTTATATGAAAGAAATCATCATCTCTATTGTTTAGATGATTATACAGATCATTGGTTTATAGGTGAAAAAGGAACAGAAGTCAAGATTGCAGGTGTCTATGGACATTATGTTTATGTCATCTGTGGTGCACAGGTAGGTTGGGTCAATGAAGAAGACATCGATTATTAA
- the abc-f gene encoding ribosomal protection-like ABC-F family protein, producing the protein MILSCSGLTKSYSGKEVLKNITFHIEEHDKLAIIGVNGAGKSTLLRILLNEEAYDDGMMTIAKNIRIGTLNQEHKFDLNKSIYETLEEPFEDLKKIEKRIRELEQEMAVTNDLDTIMNQYDSLLSKFQDEGGYAMESQVKGVLNGLGFDEDMWYKPIGILSGGQKTRIALGQLLLRSPDLLLLDEPTNHLDVNSIEWLENYLKQYNKAVIVVSHDRYFIDQVSTSIMEIENGKSKIYKCNYSKYAEVKKHDRDVELKHYLNNQKDIKRMQESIDRLKSYNREKQIKRAESKEKALERMEKVERPESLPSSIRFAFEPEVESGYDVLKVDDVAMAFDKPLFDSVSFEVKKGERVALLGPNGVGKTTMFHLILKDYLPVHGRIRLGSKVMIGYYDQEQTSLSPEKTIFDEIHDAYPDMNNTEIRNICAAFLFKGEDVFKTIDVLSGGEKGRIVLIKLLLNKANFLILDEPTNHLDIQSKEVLEDALLDFPGTILFISHDRYFINKLATKIVEMNPHGDEIFGGNYAYYLEHRKVEEVVKETAVKVQNTIDKKKKNRLKKIENDISDFEEKISAKEEELHSDEVMNDYQKYNEITAELEDLNNQLEELMTEWEELSEEMNA; encoded by the coding sequence ATGATATTATCTTGTTCAGGACTTACTAAATCTTATTCAGGAAAAGAAGTCCTAAAAAATATAACTTTCCATATAGAAGAGCATGATAAGCTTGCCATCATAGGTGTTAATGGTGCTGGTAAGAGTACATTGCTTAGAATTCTTTTAAATGAAGAGGCTTATGATGACGGTATGATGACTATTGCGAAGAATATTCGTATTGGTACATTGAATCAGGAACATAAGTTTGATCTTAATAAGAGTATTTATGAAACATTGGAAGAACCTTTTGAAGATTTAAAGAAAATAGAGAAACGTATTCGTGAATTGGAACAGGAAATGGCTGTGACAAATGATTTAGATACAATTATGAATCAATATGATTCTTTATTATCTAAATTCCAGGATGAAGGCGGTTATGCCATGGAGTCACAAGTCAAAGGTGTTTTGAATGGTTTAGGTTTTGATGAGGATATGTGGTATAAACCAATTGGTATTTTATCTGGTGGACAGAAGACAAGAATTGCGTTAGGTCAGTTGTTATTACGTTCTCCTGATTTATTATTACTTGATGAACCGACTAACCATCTTGATGTAAATTCTATTGAATGGTTGGAAAACTATTTAAAACAATATAATAAAGCTGTAATTGTGGTATCTCATGACCGTTATTTTATTGATCAGGTGTCTACTTCTATTATGGAAATAGAGAATGGTAAGAGTAAGATTTATAAATGTAACTACTCTAAATATGCTGAAGTCAAGAAGCATGATCGTGATGTAGAATTAAAACATTATTTAAATAACCAGAAAGATATTAAACGTATGCAGGAGTCTATTGATCGTTTAAAATCTTATAACCGTGAAAAACAGATAAAACGTGCTGAATCTAAAGAGAAAGCACTTGAACGTATGGAGAAAGTAGAAAGACCTGAAAGTCTTCCTTCTAGTATCCGTTTTGCATTTGAGCCTGAAGTAGAGAGTGGTTATGATGTTTTAAAAGTAGATGATGTCGCTATGGCTTTTGATAAGCCATTGTTCGATTCTGTGTCTTTTGAAGTGAAGAAAGGTGAAAGAGTTGCTTTACTTGGTCCTAATGGTGTAGGTAAAACAACAATGTTCCATTTGATTCTTAAAGACTATTTACCTGTACATGGACGTATTCGTTTAGGTTCTAAGGTGATGATTGGTTATTATGATCAGGAACAGACTTCTTTATCTCCTGAAAAGACAATCTTTGATGAAATACATGATGCTTATCCTGATATGAATAATACAGAAATCAGAAATATCTGTGCTGCATTCTTATTCAAAGGTGAAGATGTATTTAAAACAATTGATGTTTTATCCGGTGGTGAAAAAGGACGTATTGTCTTAATCAAGTTATTACTTAATAAAGCTAACTTCTTGATTCTCGATGAACCAACAAACCACTTAGATATTCAGTCTAAGGAAGTACTAGAAGATGCATTATTAGATTTCCCTGGTACTATTCTTTTCATTTCTCATGACCGCTATTTTATTAATAAGCTCGCTACTAAGATTGTGGAAATGAATCCTCATGGCGATGAAATATTTGGTGGTAACTATGCTTATTATCTTGAACATCGTAAAGTAGAAGAAGTTGTGAAAGAAACAGCGGTAAAGGTTCAAAATACTATTGATAAGAAAAAGAAGAATAGATTAAAGAAGATAGAAAATGATATTTCTGACTTTGAAGAGAAGATCAGTGCGAAGGAAGAAGAACTCCATAGTGATGAAGTGATGAATGATTATCAGAAGTATAATGAAATCACTGCTGAACTAGAAGACTTAAACAATCAATTAGAAGAACTCATGACGGAATGGGAAGAACTTTCAGAAGAGATGAACGCTTAA
- a CDS encoding isocitrate/isopropylmalate dehydrogenase family protein: MKAVLIPGDGIGPEISASVESITKAMNLDIEWVKYRAGAEYAKETGEVWESGLVDAIEEYKWALKGPTATPIGTGFRSVNVALRQKFSTYANVRPLRNFKGIDSKYENIDLVIIRENTEDLYKGIEYMLTDDIANGVKLITREASTRICRYAFEYARTNNRKKVTAIHKANIMKYTDGLFLDCYREVAKDYPEIETQEVIIDNMCMQLVQRPETFDVLVAPNLYGDIVSDLCAGLVGGLGIAPSGNIGDDYRIYEAVHGSAPDIAGKGIANPSSLILAFAMMLEALNKQKEAQSLREALAAVVEEGKFTTPDIGGQATTKEFTDAIIDKL, from the coding sequence ATGAAAGCAGTACTTATTCCAGGTGATGGTATTGGACCAGAGATTTCAGCAAGTGTTGAATCTATCACAAAAGCAATGAACCTAGATATTGAATGGGTTAAATATAGAGCAGGTGCAGAATATGCGAAAGAAACAGGTGAAGTATGGGAATCCGGTCTTGTAGATGCAATTGAAGAATATAAATGGGCATTAAAAGGTCCTACAGCAACTCCAATTGGAACAGGTTTTAGAAGTGTGAATGTCGCATTAAGACAGAAATTTTCTACTTATGCCAATGTACGTCCTTTACGTAACTTCAAGGGTATTGATTCTAAATATGAAAATATTGACTTAGTCATCATTAGAGAAAATACGGAAGATTTATATAAAGGTATTGAATATATGCTCACTGATGATATTGCGAATGGTGTTAAGTTAATCACTAGAGAAGCTTCTACACGTATTTGTCGTTATGCATTTGAATATGCACGTACAAATAACAGAAAAAAAGTGACAGCCATCCATAAAGCCAATATAATGAAATATACAGATGGTCTTTTCCTTGATTGTTATAGAGAAGTGGCAAAAGACTATCCAGAAATAGAAACACAGGAAGTTATTATTGATAATATGTGTATGCAGCTTGTACAGCGTCCAGAAACATTTGATGTCCTTGTTGCACCAAACTTATATGGGGATATTGTTTCTGACTTATGTGCAGGTCTTGTAGGTGGTCTTGGTATTGCACCATCAGGTAATATTGGTGACGACTACCGTATTTATGAAGCTGTTCATGGCAGTGCACCTGATATTGCAGGTAAAGGTATTGCGAACCCAAGTTCTTTAATTCTTGCATTCGCAATGATGCTTGAAGCATTAAATAAACAGAAAGAAGCACAATCTTTAAGAGAAGCCTTAGCAGCAGTCGTAGAAGAAGGTAAGTTTACAACACCTGATATTGGTGGACAGGCAACTACAAAAGAGTTTACAGACGCAATTATCGATAAATTATAA
- a CDS encoding GntR family transcriptional regulator, whose translation MPSHSIFESTSHGSLGSKIFILLRDRILNESYKCGDKLNELTLAKELKISRTPIREALKQLELEGLVESIPNKGVYVKGFSPRDIDDMFEIRLSLEGLAVSFAIDRMDEVHLAKIKEVFELLEFYTTKSDFDKVNDFNILFHESIYQATQSTYFEQILKDIHYYVSVTSRHSIARPERLESSLAEHRAILEAIIDGDKDEATERIQRHIRKTQMLVRKYYATRK comes from the coding sequence ATGCCATCTCATAGCATTTTTGAATCAACTTCCCATGGATCATTGGGCTCTAAAATATTTATCTTATTACGTGATCGTATTCTTAATGAAAGTTATAAATGCGGTGATAAATTAAATGAATTAACACTTGCGAAAGAGTTGAAGATTTCTCGTACACCTATTAGAGAAGCATTAAAACAGCTAGAATTAGAAGGTTTAGTAGAAAGTATTCCTAATAAAGGTGTTTATGTCAAAGGTTTTTCACCTCGTGATATTGATGATATGTTTGAAATACGTCTTTCTCTAGAAGGATTAGCTGTTTCATTCGCAATTGATCGTATGGATGAAGTGCATCTTGCTAAAATTAAAGAAGTATTTGAATTGCTAGAATTCTATACTACAAAGAGTGACTTTGATAAAGTGAATGATTTTAATATTCTATTCCATGAATCTATTTATCAGGCAACACAGTCTACCTATTTTGAACAGATTCTTAAGGATATTCATTACTATGTCTCTGTGACATCAAGACATTCTATTGCGCGTCCTGAACGTTTAGAATCATCACTTGCAGAACATCGTGCTATTCTAGAAGCCATCATTGATGGAGACAAAGATGAAGCAACAGAACGTATTCAAAGACATATTCGTAAAACACAGATGCTTGTAAGAAAATATTATGCAACAAGAAAGTAG
- a CDS encoding aconitate hydratase, producing MNLAYKILNAHLKEGELVPGTSICIGIDQTLTQDSTGTMAYLQLEAMNVGHVAVEKAVAYIDHNMLQTGFENMDDHEFIKSVARKHGITFSKPGNGVCHQLQLENFSHPGKTLIGSDSHTPTCGAMGMIAIGAGGLDVAVAMATGKYYVQCPSVLQVKLTGRKAPWVSAKDVILKILQELSVKGGVNKIVEYTGEGLSDLSLTDRATICNMGAELGATTSVFPTDENTLAYLKQQGREDEYVEMKADDDATYDETIEIDMSTLVPMVAQPHSPDNVVDVKELEGMKINQVVIGSCTNSSLPDMMRAAKILKGRKVAEDVSLVIAPGSSSILSMLAQNGALADMIHAGARILECGCGPCIGMGQAPLSKGVSLRTINRNFKGRSGTNDASVYLVSPEVAALSAVKGYLSQEFEDDMVLEEVPDTPFVKNPNFFISEYIPDNEIYMGPNIKPVPRGDKLTDTVSGKVVLKVGDNISTDHIVPSDSKLLPFRSNVPHLAKFSFSKVDPEFYNRAVKNNGGFIVGGDNYGQGSSREHAALVPNYLKIKAIFAISFARIHRSNLINNGILPLVIDAKDYDFFNDQDDYELSDLLTSVEEGKDIVVTNKNTTETITAHLSLSAREKVMIQYGGLLNAIKELGGDF from the coding sequence ATGAATCTAGCGTATAAAATCTTGAATGCACATCTTAAAGAAGGAGAATTAGTTCCAGGAACATCTATTTGTATCGGAATTGACCAGACTTTAACACAGGATTCTACAGGTACAATGGCTTATCTTCAGTTAGAAGCAATGAATGTAGGTCATGTTGCAGTAGAAAAAGCCGTGGCTTATATTGACCATAACATGCTTCAGACTGGTTTTGAAAACATGGATGACCATGAATTTATTAAATCAGTTGCAAGAAAACATGGTATCACATTCTCTAAACCAGGTAATGGTGTCTGTCATCAGTTACAGCTTGAAAATTTTTCACATCCAGGTAAGACGCTTATTGGTTCAGATTCTCATACACCAACATGTGGTGCAATGGGTATGATTGCGATTGGTGCAGGAGGACTTGATGTAGCTGTTGCCATGGCAACAGGTAAGTACTATGTTCAGTGTCCATCAGTTTTACAGGTTAAACTAACAGGACGTAAAGCACCTTGGGTATCTGCAAAAGATGTTATCTTAAAAATTCTACAGGAATTATCTGTAAAAGGTGGGGTTAATAAGATTGTTGAATATACAGGTGAAGGTTTAAGTGATCTTTCATTAACTGACCGTGCGACTATTTGTAACATGGGTGCAGAACTAGGTGCGACTACTTCAGTATTCCCAACAGATGAAAATACTTTAGCTTACTTAAAACAGCAGGGTAGAGAAGATGAATATGTTGAAATGAAAGCGGATGATGATGCAACATATGATGAAACTATTGAAATCGATATGTCTACATTAGTTCCTATGGTTGCTCAGCCTCATTCACCAGATAATGTAGTAGATGTAAAAGAATTAGAAGGTATGAAGATCAATCAGGTAGTCATTGGTTCTTGTACAAACTCATCTTTACCAGATATGATGCGTGCAGCAAAGATCTTAAAAGGTCGTAAAGTGGCTGAAGATGTTTCTTTAGTTATCGCGCCAGGTTCATCTTCTATTCTTTCTATGCTTGCACAAAATGGTGCTCTTGCAGATATGATTCATGCAGGTGCAAGAATTCTTGAATGTGGATGTGGTCCTTGTATCGGTATGGGACAGGCTCCATTATCAAAAGGTGTATCTTTAAGAACAATCAACCGTAACTTTAAAGGACGTTCTGGTACAAATGATGCAAGTGTATATCTTGTATCTCCAGAAGTTGCTGCATTGTCTGCAGTCAAAGGTTATTTATCACAGGAATTTGAAGATGATATGGTATTAGAAGAAGTACCAGATACACCATTTGTGAAGAATCCTAACTTCTTTATTAGTGAATATATCCCTGATAATGAAATCTATATGGGACCTAATATCAAACCAGTTCCTAGAGGAGATAAGTTAACAGATACAGTAAGCGGTAAAGTTGTATTAAAAGTAGGAGACAATATTTCTACAGACCATATCGTACCTTCTGATTCTAAATTACTTCCATTCCGTTCTAATGTCCCTCATTTAGCTAAGTTCTCATTCTCTAAGGTAGATCCTGAATTCTATAATAGAGCCGTTAAAAACAATGGTGGTTTCATTGTAGGTGGAGATAACTATGGACAGGGTTCATCAAGAGAACATGCTGCATTAGTACCTAACTACTTAAAGATCAAAGCTATCTTTGCCATTTCATTTGCGAGAATTCATCGTTCTAACTTAATCAACAATGGTATTCTTCCACTTGTTATTGATGCGAAAGATTACGATTTCTTCAATGATCAGGATGATTACGAATTAAGTGATTTATTAACATCTGTAGAAGAAGGTAAAGACATTGTAGTGACTAATAAGAATACAACTGAAACTATTACAGCACATCTATCATTATCAGCACGTGAAAAAGTCATGATTCAGTATGGTGGATTATTAAATGCAATTAAAGAACTAGGAGGAGATTTCTAA